The Deltaproteobacteria bacterium sequence ATACGCCATGCATATTTGAATTTATCTATTTTGCAAGACCTGACAGCAATATATTCGGGGCAAATGTATATGCTGTGAGAAAAAATTTTGGAAGGGAACTTGCCATAGAGAATCCTATAGATGCGGATATTGTTATTCCTGTTCCAGACTCAGGCGTTCCTGCTGCAATAGGGTTTGCAGAAGAATCTAACATACTGTTTCAAATGGGCTTAATCAGAAGCCACTATGTGGGCAGGACATTTATAGAGCCAAAGGACGCCATAAGGCACTTCGGCGTAAAAATAAAACTTAATGCGGTAAAAGAACTGCTTAAAGGCAAAAAAGTTGTTGTGATAGACGACTCCATTGTCCGGGGCACTACCAGCAGAAAGATTGTAAAGATGATAAGAGACGCAGGGGCAAAAGAGGTGCATATGATGATTAGTTCCCCGCCCACTGTCTGCCCATGCTACTACGGAATAGACACGCCCACCAAGAATGAGCTTATCGCCTCCTCCCATAATATAGATGAAATAACCAAATACATTACAGCAGACACCCTCAGATATTTAAGCATAGAAGGCCTGTATAAGGCCGTTGCCGATGCAGGCGGAAATTTTTGCGACGCCTGTTTTACCGGAAAATATCCTATAGAATTCCCGACCGAGGGCAGGGAGCCGCAGTTGGCGCTGTTTAAGTAGTTGCGGACATTTATGTCCGCCGAATGGCCGACCTAAAGGTCGGCAATTACGTGGAAATGTAGCCGCGAACCTTTAGGTTCGCCAAAACTGCCGACCATAAAGGTCGGCAACTACGAAAAAATGTAGTTGCGGACATTTATGTCCGCTAATATTAGAAGACAAAAATGCTATTCCCAAAAGTTCCAAGACTTAAAAAGTTTGATTATAAAGGTCCTTACGCATATTTCATTACCATTTGCACCAATTTTAAGAACCAGTATTTCGTTGAGAAGGAAACTGTTGAAGCGGTATTAAGTCTTTTGAAAGGTTGTGCATCTGATTACAGGTTTAAAATATTTGCCTATTGTTTTATGCCAGACCATCTTCATATCCTATTACAGGGAGAAGAAGATTCTTCTTTAAAAGAATTCATGAGGATATTCAAACAAAAGACAGAATGGTGTTTTAAGAAGAATAGACAAAAAGCACTGTGGCAAAAAAGCTATTATGACCATGTTGTGCGAAAGGATGAGGCTATTGAGGGAATCAGCCGATATATATTAGGAAACCCTGTTAGAAAAGGGATGGTCAATGATTTTAGAGATTATCCATTTTCAGGTTCAATGATTTTTGATATAAATAAAATGTAGTTGCGGACATTTATGTCCGCCGAATGGCCGACCATAAAGGTCGGCAACTACGTGGAGAATGTAGCCGCTAACCTTTATGTTCGCCAAAACTGCCGACCATAAAGGTCGGCGACTACAAAAGAATAATTAAAACAGGAGACGCATTATGAAAAGGATATTTGGATATTTTTTAATTTTGAGTGTGCTTATTTTGCTTGCAGGGTGTGCAACAACAACGCCATTAATGAGTGCGATAGAAAGGGGTAATATTAATGCGGTAAAAGAATTGCTAAATAAGGGCGCTGATGTTAATGAAAAAGACAGTGGTGGCTGGACTCCTTTGCTGGGGGCGGCATATTGGGGCAACACAGAGGCTGCAAAGCTCTTAATAGACAAAGGCGCTGATGTTAATGCAACAAACAATCGTGGCTGGACTCCTTTGCTGAGGGCCGCATTGATGGGTAATACAGAAATTGCAAAGCTCCTTATAGAAAAAGGTGCTAACATAGATAAGGCTCTTGCAGCTATGGAGATAACTGCTATCGATATCGAGTACCCCCTCCACGCGGCAGAGGCAAAGGCTGGCATTAAATTTCTTGAGAGGCTTAAACCAAAGCAGGAAGTTGCAAGCCAGCCATCTCAAGGCATCTCAAAAGAAGAACTCAAGACCATTGTGCAGGCTGCTGTTGAAGGCGCTAAGACCCAAAAACAAGAATCCAAGTCTCCTTCCGTACAATCAGACATTGACAAGCCTTCGTTCAATACAGCAGAAAAAATTATGGGAGACAACGACCTCGCAGTGATTATCGGCATAGAAGGGTATCAGGGTATTCCAAAGTCAGATTATTCTTACGACGATGCAAATCTTGTGGGTGATTATGCAAAGGCCATGGGCTTTAAGCCGAGAAACATAGAACTGCTTTTGGAGGAAAGGGCAACTAAATCGGCCATTGAAAAGATTATAAAGACATGGCTGCCTAACAAGGCAAAGCCCGACAGCAGGGTGTTTATCTACTATTCAGGACACGGTGCGCCTGAGCCAAAGACAGGAGACGCTTATATTGTTCCGTTTGACGGAGACCCGAACTATCTCTCTGATACAGGGTATCCTCTCAAGAGTCTTTATGACAGCCTCGGCAAATTGCAGGTTGCAGAGGTGACGGTTGTGCTTGACGCATGCTTCTCAGGAGCAGGAGGAAGGTCTGTTCTTGCAAAAGGCTCAAGGCCGTTGGTTATGATGGCAGATGTGTCTGTCCTTTCATCAAACATGGCAGTTCTTTCGGCAACACAAGGGACGCAGATTTCCACATCATCAACCGAGAAAGGGCATGGCGTGTTTACATACTATTTCTTGAAAGCTTTAAAAGACGGCAAAAAACGATTGCAGAGATTTACGAATACATAAAGCCTTTGGTTGAAGACGAGGCAAAGCAGATGAATGTCCAGCAAAGCCCGAGCATAAATCCTGATGTTGAGAAATTAAAGGGACGGTTTGGGTTGAGGAAGTGAAGAGTTAAGGGGAGTTGTATTGAGATAGGTTGACACCCTAATGTAGTGTTACCAACGCTTCTTTACTTATAGATATTTTGCTCATAATAGATTGGACGGAAGCAGTCCAAGCGAATATTTTAGGGTTCTGATTATGAGACTCTATGTATTGTTTGATAACCTTAATAAGTTCTTTCAGATTTTTAAAAGATCCACGGCGGATTCTTTTTCTTGATATCTCGGCAAACCATCTTTCTACCATGTTTAACCAAGAGCTGGATGTTGGGATAAAATGAAGATAGAAACGTGGATGTCGTTGTAGCCATCTCTGAACCCGTGGATGTTTGTGTGTACCATAGTTATCAACTATTAAATGGAGATCCAGGTCTAATGGAGTTTTTGTATCTATAATTTGCAGGAATCTGATAAATTCCTGATGTCTGTGGCGCGGCATGCAATCTCCAATTACCGTGCCATCGAGCATGTTTAATGCTGCGAATAATGTTGTTGTGCCATGGCGGGTATAATCATGAGTTTGTCTTGCAGGAATGCCAGGCCGCAGAGGAAGTAATGGTTGTGTTCTTTCGAGCGCTTGAATCTGACTTTTTTCGTCTACACATAAAACAAGCGCTTTGTCCGGGGGGTTCAGGTAAAGCCCGACAACATCATAAAGTTTTTCGAGGAATCGTTTGTCCCGGCTGAGTTTAAATGTCTCGACCAAATGAGGTTTTAAGTTGTGTTCTTTCCATATTCGTTGCACGGTTGCATTGCTGACTCTTTGTTCTTTGGCCATGGTTCTGGTGCTCCAGTGGGTCGCATCAGGAGGCGTTGTGTGTAAAGTGGCATTTACAATAGCCCTAACTTTCTTGTGGCTTACCCTTGGAATACGTCCTGGCCTGGGGGCGTCTTTCGTAAGCCCAGCCAATCGAAGAGCCAAAAAACGTTCCCGCCACAATTGTACGGTAGGGCGGGAAATTTTAAGCATCGCCGAGATTTCTTGATTTTCGTACTTATTGGATGCCATTTGAATTATCCGAGATCTTTGAACAATACGAAAGGGCATCTTTTTACTCTTTGCCCATGCGTCTATTGTAAACCGCTCTTTTTCTGTCAATATAATGGTTTCTGCTACTCTACACATAAAACCATTATACATAATATTTTATATAAGTAAAGTTATTTATGTAACACTACACTAATGATGTAAGATATAAGATGTAGTCGGAGGTGAGGATTATGGAAACGTCAAAGCACAGAACACAGATATCTCTTGAAGACTGGCAGTATCAGGTGCTGCAAGAAATGTCAAAAAAGACAAAGAAAAGTCTTTCCGGCATCATCAGGGATTTGATAAGAGAAAAATTCTCAAAAGAGACTTTAAAAACAAAAGAAGATGCTCTCTGGGGCATAATAGGTCTTGGCGCAGGCAATGGTTCTCCTGTGGCACGTGAACACGACAGATTCCTTTATGCAAAAAGGATGAAGAAATGAAAAGGTTATTTGTTGATACAGGGGCTTGGTATGCCCTCGTTGACAAGAACTACCCTGACCATAAAAGCGCCGAACATTTTTTGAGAAACAATAAAATTCCGCTTCTAACAACAAATTTTGTATTTGATGAGACCATTACACTAATCCGAAGCCGCCTTGGATGGAACATCTCTAAGGATTTTGGGCAAAAACTCAAGCATAGCAAATTTGCAAGCATTGTTGCAGTAAAATATGAGGATGAAGAAAAGGCATGGGAGATTTTCCTGAAATACAAAGATAAGGATTTCAGCTATACGGATTGCACAAGTTTTGCGGTGATGCAGAGATTGAAGATGGATACGGCATTTTCTTTTGACAGCCATTTTCAGATAATGAGGTTTCAGGTAATGCCCGCATAATTTTTTTCAGGAGGTGCATTATGAAAAGGATATTAGATAAATATTGGAAGTGTCCCCCAATTATTCTTTCACGCATAGCGGGGGGTTGCCTTTTACTGGGCTGGCTCTTTGCTGGCTGTGTCAGTCTTCCCGAGCATCAAGACCCGTTGGCCGGCTTGAGGCCGGATGCGTCCGCTCAAAATACCTTCAAGAACCTGACCGTTGGCATCATTTTATCGGAGAATTCCAAGAAAACCGCCGAATACATGGAGAGGTGGCAGAAAACGTTTCGAGTTCCTGTCAATATAGAAGCAATCTTCGGAGAAGTCATAGCCGCATTGCAAAGGAATTTCAAATCAGCGGTGCGGTTGGACACGATCGAGGATGCCCGGGCTGCTCCTACGGATCTGACGGCGGTGATCGACATCACAGCGAAAATGCCCGGTAGCATCTTTGAGGAGAATTGGTTCAACGCCAGCGTGGTCTTGTTGGCTCCGGACCAAACACGGATAGATACGGTTACTGGCCGAATAGATAGATTCATCGTCCCCGACGGGACAAGAGAGATGGACGGTCTGCGCAAGGGTGCAGCTGAAGCGAGCCTCAAATTAGAGAACGCGCTGCTGTCCTCCAAAAAGGCCGCGGCTTTCGCTCTTGCAAAATCGAACGCCCCCAAGGCGGCGATAGCTCAGACATTTGCACCCCAAGCGGCTCCCGAACACAAAGTGACTTCGTCTGATGTCGACGAACTTCCTGCAATAAAAGCAAAACCCAACAAAAACTCCTATGCCATTGTAATTGGCATTGAACAATACCGTCAGAAACTTCCAAAGGCTGATTTTGCGACACATGACGCACAGACAATGACCGAATATCTAACAAAGGTGATGGGTTATCCAGAGGAGAATGTTGTTACGCTAATAAATGAACATGCTGCAAAGAGCGATTTTGAAAAATACTTTGAGAAATGGCTGCCGAATAATGCAGAGAAAGACGGCACAGTCTTTATATACTACTCAGGACACGGAGCACCTAACCCAAAGACAGGGGATGCATTTCTTGTGCCTTATGACGGAGACCCGGCATTTATTGACCAGACAGGATATTCTCTGAAAAGGCTTTATGACAATCTTGGAAAACTTCAGGCAAAAGAAATCATAGTTGCCCTTGATTCGTGTTTTTCAGGCGCAGGCGGAAGGAGCGTAATAGCGAAAGGCGCAAGGCCGCTGGTTATGAATATGGAAAGCTTTACTATTCCTCAGAAGATATCAGTTCTTTCAGCCTCATCAGGAGACCAGATAAGTTCAACATACGAGGAAAAAGGGCATGGGCTGTTTACATACTTTATGTTGAAGGGAATCAAAGGAGAAGGCGATACAAATGGAGATGGGACAGTAGAGATAAGAGAACTATTCAATTACATCAAACCACAGGTAGAGCGGATTGCAAGAAAGGTCTATAACAACGAACAATCTCCGCAGTTGATTGCGCCATCGGAAAAGCAGGAGATGTTTTTGATAGAAAAGACAAAATGAAACATCCATGACCTTCGGTCACAAGGGAACATGAAAATTAACCCCACCCTCACCTTAATCCTCTCCCTGAGGGAGAGGAAACTTTTTCGTTCCCTCCCCTTCAAGGGGAGGGTTAGGGTGGGGATGGGGTAAAAGAGGTATTTTCAGATGAAAAAAATTGTCTTAATAATAATTCTACTCCTTATTCCACTCTTATCCCATGCCTCTGAAAACCCGGTCTGGGTAGAGGCTGACGGCGAGGCTGTCATGGGCGAGATTGAGACCCAGAAGGAGGTAAAAGAACGGGCAAAGATAGACGCTCAAAACAAGGCTGTTGCGGAGGCGGTTGGGACTTTTATAAAATCCCACACCCTTGTCTCAAACAGCCAACTTGCAGAGGATTTAATATATGCCTCTGTCAGGGGAAAGATTGAAAAAACTGAGATAATAAAAGAAGGATGGGATGAAAAAGATAGAAACCTTTACAAGGTCAAACTCAAAGCCCTTATCAAACCCGTATATCCCGAAAAAGGCGAGGGCATATCCATAAAACTCTCCCTTTCAAAAACAGATTTGAGAGAGGGCGATGAGGTAAAGATATTTTATCAGGCAAGCAGCGACTGTTATATCTATATCTTTTCAGTCGCAGCAGACGGTTCTGTGACGCTGCTTCTGCCCAATTCAATCAATGCTGATAACAGCGTCAAGGCAGGCAAGGGTTATCAGTTTCCTTCTGATGAAAGCAAAATAAAATTGCAGGCGCAGTTTCTGCCGGAGTATAAGGAAAAGACAGCAGAGGAGAAAATAAAGATTATCGCAACGAGGCAGAAAGAGGATATAATCCCATTAGGATTTCAGCAAGGATTTTTCAAGATGTATGACGCAAAATCCACAGGCATGATAAGCGATTTGGTAAAGAGGCTTAACCAGCTTGAGCCTGCTGATTGGGCAGAGGCAACCGCGGTGTATGTGCTGAAGAGGTAAAGGTATTTAAATTTACCAGTAGAAGGCGGATTATGAGAAAGATATTTGATAAATATGGGAAGTGTTCCCCCTTTATTCTTGTGAAAAGCAATTTCCTATCATTGAGGCGCAGTGCGCTTTGTCTGGCCGCGATGGGGTTGTTCTTCGGGGGCTGCTCCACGACTATCCACATGCGCTACCAGCCGAGTTCGGCGGCCCGACCGCTGGATCTCGATGTGAAGCCCCGTATTTTCTTGGACCAGGTCGAGGACCGCACCGGAGGAGGACAGATAGCCGGGCTGGGCGGGAGGGGAGGGTTCGTTCCCTCGATCTCCGAAAGCCTTCGGGAAGCTCTGGAGGTGGAATTCGGACGGCTGGGGATCCCTCTGGTCGCAAGCAGGGCCAAGGCAGATGCCGCCCTCAGCGTTGCGGTAACGATGGCCAGCACTCGCGGAACCCCGCAGGGTCTCACGGCGGACCTCGCCTCCATCCTCACCGTGAAAGGCTCCAGGGGCGAGAACCTTTGGGAGAACACTCTGCTCGGAAGCGGGATCAGCCAAGGCTACAACGTTTCACCGTGGGGCCCCGCCTTCACGGCGGCTCTGGCCGATCTGATGTCCAAGATAGGGCCGGTCTTCCAATCTCAGGACGTCGTCTCCAAGATACTGGCAGCTTCCTCTGTCTCCGCGGGCGACGCCGTCGGTCGAAAGGCGCGAGCCGAGCCGCCCGTCGTGCGTTCCGATGTTGACGAGCTTCCCTCAATAAAAGCAAAACCAAACAAAAACTCATACGCCATAGTCATCGGCATTGAGCAATATCGTCAGAAACTTCCCAAGGCTGATTTTGCGGTAGCTGATGCAAAGACAATGACAGAATATCTCACAAAGGTAATGGGCTATCCAGAAGAGAATGTTGTAACGCTTACAAATGAACACGCTGCAAAGAGCGATTTTGAGAAATACTTTGAAAAGTGCTTGCCTAACAATGTAGAAAAGGATGGTTCTGTATTTATCTACTATTCAGGACACGGTGCGCCGAATGTGAAGACAGGGGACGCCTTCTTAGTGCCTTATGACGGAGACCCGTCATTCATTGCCGAGACCGGATATTCTTTAAAAAGACTCTATGAAGCCCTCGGAAAACTCCCGGCAAAAGAAATCATCGTTGCACTTGATTCGTGTTTTTCAGGCGCAGGGGGGAAATCTGTCATTGCAAAAGGAGCGAGGCCGCTTGTAATGACAATGGAAAGTTTAGCAATCCCTTCAAAAGTAGGAGTCCTTTCTGCCTCATCAGGAGATCAGATAAGTTCCACATATGAAGAAAAAGGGCATGGATTATTTACATACTTTATGCTCAAAGGCTTAAAAGGCGATGGCGATGTCAATGGAGATGGAAAAGTTGAATTAGGAGAACTGTTTAACTATATCAAGCCGCAGGTGGAGCGCATTGCCAGAAAAACTTATAATAATGAACAGTCGCCGCAACTAATTGCGCCGAATGAATTGATGAAACAGAAACTAATGGAAAAATGAGAAAAATAACAATGTAGATGCGGACATTTATGTCCGCCGAATGGCCGACCATAAAGGTCGGCGGCTACGGAAAAAAGGGAACAAATAATCTATGTCGATAGACCAACTAAAATCCCGCCTTCTTCAAATCATTAAAGAAAAATCTTATGAAAAAAAAGAGGTAACCCTTGCCTCAGGCAGAAAGAGCGATTTTTATATAGACTGCCGCCAGACAACCCTGCACCCTGAAGGGGCATATCTTGTTGGTAAAATCCTTTATGATATGGTAAAGGGATTAGACAGCGTCGTTGCGGCAGTGGGCGGTCCTACAATGGGCGCAGACCCGATTGCAACCGCCATAGCAGTTGTGAGCTGGCTTGAAGGCGATCCGCTTCCGGCCTTTATTGTAAGAAAAGAGCCAAAAAAACACGGGTTTGGTCAATGGATAGAGGGAAAGAAAAACCTTGCCAACGGCGCAAAGGTTGCTATAGTTGAGGATGTGGTAACAACAGGAGGTTCGTCTCTTTTGGCTGTAAAAATGGCTGAAGAAGAAGGATTAAAAGTTTGCGCTGTCTTTGCAATAGTTGACAGGGAAGAAGGAGGGGGAGAGAAGATACGAGAGGCTGGTTATGAGTTTAAGGCGATATTTACAAAAAGGGATGTTGTTGGAGGATAGGATGAGGAAAATTTCAAATTTCAAATTTCAAATTTCAAAATTTACAGGATTTTTATTTATGCTTTTACTCATCACTCTCAACTCATCACTCATAACTGTTTTTATAGGGTGTGCTGCAAAAAATGCGGATGTTGCGCAGCCTGCAAAGGATTATTTTACTGGTCTTCAGAGGATGACAAGACATGAAAAAGTCATAGACCGTCTTGAGAGCAAGCTGTTTGTGTATGCGACCTATAAAAGCCTTGCATTGAGAGAGGCGTACATTGACGAATATGCAAGGCGGTAC is a genomic window containing:
- a CDS encoding caspase family protein, with the protein product MDQVEDRTGGGQIAGLGGRGGFVPSISESLREALEVEFGRLGIPLVASRAKADAALSVAVTMASTRGTPQGLTADLASILTVKGSRGENLWENTLLGSGISQGYNVSPWGPAFTAALADLMSKIGPVFQSQDVVSKILAASSVSAGDAVGRKARAEPPVVRSDVDELPSIKAKPNKNSYAIVIGIEQYRQKLPKADFAVADAKTMTEYLTKVMGYPEENVVTLTNEHAAKSDFEKYFEKCLPNNVEKDGSVFIYYSGHGAPNVKTGDAFLVPYDGDPSFIAETGYSLKRLYEALGKLPAKEIIVALDSCFSGAGGKSVIAKGARPLVMTMESLAIPSKVGVLSASSGDQISSTYEEKGHGLFTYFMLKGLKGDGDVNGDGKVELGELFNYIKPQVERIARKTYNNEQSPQLIAPNELMKQKLMEK
- a CDS encoding caspase family protein produces the protein MKRILDKYWKCPPIILSRIAGGCLLLGWLFAGCVSLPEHQDPLAGLRPDASAQNTFKNLTVGIILSENSKKTAEYMERWQKTFRVPVNIEAIFGEVIAALQRNFKSAVRLDTIEDARAAPTDLTAVIDITAKMPGSIFEENWFNASVVLLAPDQTRIDTVTGRIDRFIVPDGTREMDGLRKGAAEASLKLENALLSSKKAAAFALAKSNAPKAAIAQTFAPQAAPEHKVTSSDVDELPAIKAKPNKNSYAIVIGIEQYRQKLPKADFATHDAQTMTEYLTKVMGYPEENVVTLINEHAAKSDFEKYFEKWLPNNAEKDGTVFIYYSGHGAPNPKTGDAFLVPYDGDPAFIDQTGYSLKRLYDNLGKLQAKEIIVALDSCFSGAGGRSVIAKGARPLVMNMESFTIPQKISVLSASSGDQISSTYEEKGHGLFTYFMLKGIKGEGDTNGDGTVEIRELFNYIKPQVERIARKVYNNEQSPQLIAPSEKQEMFLIEKTK
- a CDS encoding ankyrin repeat domain-containing protein, yielding MKRIFGYFLILSVLILLAGCATTTPLMSAIERGNINAVKELLNKGADVNEKDSGGWTPLLGAAYWGNTEAAKLLIDKGADVNATNNRGWTPLLRAALMGNTEIAKLLIEKGANIDKALAAMEITAIDIEYPLHAAEAKAGIKFLERLKPKQEVASQPSQGISKEELKTIVQAAVEGAKTQKQESKSPSVQSDIDKPSFNTAEKIMGDNDLAVIIGIEGYQGIPKSDYSYDDANLVGDYAKAMGFKPRNIELLLEERATKSAIEKIIKTWLPNKAKPDSRVFIYYSGHGAPEPKTGDAYIVPFDGDPNYLSDTGYPLKSLYDSLGKLQVAEVTVVLDACFSGAGGRSVLAKGSRPLVMMADVSVLSSNMAVLSATQGTQISTSSTEKGHGVFTYYFLKALKDGKKRLQRFTNT
- a CDS encoding ribbon-helix-helix protein, CopG family; this translates as METSKHRTQISLEDWQYQVLQEMSKKTKKSLSGIIRDLIREKFSKETLKTKEDALWGIIGLGAGNGSPVAREHDRFLYAKRMKK
- the pyrE gene encoding orotate phosphoribosyltransferase, translated to MSIDQLKSRLLQIIKEKSYEKKEVTLASGRKSDFYIDCRQTTLHPEGAYLVGKILYDMVKGLDSVVAAVGGPTMGADPIATAIAVVSWLEGDPLPAFIVRKEPKKHGFGQWIEGKKNLANGAKVAIVEDVVTTGGSSLLAVKMAEEEGLKVCAVFAIVDREEGGGEKIREAGYEFKAIFTKRDVVGG
- a CDS encoding PIN domain-containing protein, which codes for MKRLFVDTGAWYALVDKNYPDHKSAEHFLRNNKIPLLTTNFVFDETITLIRSRLGWNISKDFGQKLKHSKFASIVAVKYEDEEKAWEIFLKYKDKDFSYTDCTSFAVMQRLKMDTAFSFDSHFQIMRFQVMPA
- a CDS encoding DUF4384 domain-containing protein is translated as MKKIVLIIILLLIPLLSHASENPVWVEADGEAVMGEIETQKEVKERAKIDAQNKAVAEAVGTFIKSHTLVSNSQLAEDLIYASVRGKIEKTEIIKEGWDEKDRNLYKVKLKALIKPVYPEKGEGISIKLSLSKTDLREGDEVKIFYQASSDCYIYIFSVAADGSVTLLLPNSINADNSVKAGKGYQFPSDESKIKLQAQFLPEYKEKTAEEKIKIIATRQKEDIIPLGFQQGFFKMYDAKSTGMISDLVKRLNQLEPADWAEATAVYVLKR
- a CDS encoding IS630 family transposase, whose product is MCRVAETIILTEKERFTIDAWAKSKKMPFRIVQRSRIIQMASNKYENQEISAMLKISRPTVQLWRERFLALRLAGLTKDAPRPGRIPRVSHKKVRAIVNATLHTTPPDATHWSTRTMAKEQRVSNATVQRIWKEHNLKPHLVETFKLSRDKRFLEKLYDVVGLYLNPPDKALVLCVDEKSQIQALERTQPLLPLRPGIPARQTHDYTRHGTTTLFAALNMLDGTVIGDCMPRHRHQEFIRFLQIIDTKTPLDLDLHLIVDNYGTHKHPRVQRWLQRHPRFYLHFIPTSSSWLNMVERWFAEISRKRIRRGSFKNLKELIKVIKQYIESHNQNPKIFAWTASVQSIMSKISISKEALVTLH
- a CDS encoding transposase; amino-acid sequence: MLFPKVPRLKKFDYKGPYAYFITICTNFKNQYFVEKETVEAVLSLLKGCASDYRFKIFAYCFMPDHLHILLQGEEDSSLKEFMRIFKQKTEWCFKKNRQKALWQKSYYDHVVRKDEAIEGISRYILGNPVRKGMVNDFRDYPFSGSMIFDINKM